The Cydia splendana chromosome 8, ilCydSple1.2, whole genome shotgun sequence genome contains a region encoding:
- the LOC134792600 gene encoding ester hydrolase C11orf54 homolog gives MTSVDYSKVPILEKALHKPPLEEIVDVLSRALKSNFESVAVSAEVSPDLRQEPYGLTSPGLCGNEKLIELGGPPYLVPLVQRDKVYDLADLAKQQRRDPAFLAGAGAGPWPYIGVNCEGIINLSIRNGSVDQGTRIVSVHPVGAAKGSSGYQQRRLPNNETRTALLGNYLLSDGSPGKVIKVVAKKRIGQANFITSIREALKQHYGDKVVGLGGMFLLRAGKVKHHVMPDFSKSPLCSDSDVDNWLHYFEMRAPITHVGTMVTGDLDLDLRVQHFHGWGPHGDGGHYHYDTTPDTVEYEGYFTVASSVLRIDAPTVTHNMGRD, from the exons ATGACGTCCGTAGACTACTCAAAGGTTCCGATCCTGGAGAAGGCTCTTCATAAGCCGCCTTTGGAGGAGATTGTCGACG tactgTCCCGCGCTCTCAAGTCCAACTTCGAGTCGGTGGCCGTGTCGGCGGAGGTCAGCCCCGACCTCAGACAGGAGCCTTACGGTCTCACCTCGCCAG GTCTATGTGGCAACGAGAAGCTGATAGAGCTCGGCGGGCCCCCGTACCTCGTGCCTTTAGTGCAGCGTGACAAGGTCTACGACCTAGCTGACCTGGCCAAACAGCAGCGCCGGGACCCAGCCTTCCTGGCCGGTGCTGGCGCGGGACCGTGGCCCTACATCGGGGTTAATTGTGAG GGTATAATCAATCTGTCCATCCGCAATGGCTCCGTAGATCAAGGCACGAGGATAGTTTCCGTCCATCCTGTGGGGGCAGCCAAGGGCAGCAGCGGCTACCAGCAGAGGAGGCTCCCCAACAATGAAACCAGGACTGCACTCCTGGGCAACTACCTCCTGTCAGATGGAAGCCCCGGCAAG GTCATAAAAGTGGTGGCAAAGAAACGTATTGGACAGGCCAACTTTATCACCTCAATCCGTGAGGCTCTTAAGCAGCACTACGGGGACAAAGTCGTTG GCCTCGGCGGCATGTTCCTTCTCCGCGCGGGCAAGGTGAAGCACCACGTAATGCCAGATTTCTCCAAGAGTCCCCTATGTTCCGACTCCGACGTGGACAACTGGCTGCACTACTTCGAGATGCGGGCCCCCATCACTCACGTAGGGACCATGGTTACTGGGGACTTG GACCTGGACCTGCGCGTGCAGCACTTCCACGGCTGGGGCCCGCACGGCGACGGCGGTCACTACCACTACGACACCACGCCCGACACTGTCGAGTATGAGGGCTACTTCACCGTCGCTTCCAGCGTTCTGCGCATTGACGCGCCTACCGTCACTCACAACATGGGCCGCGACTAA